One region of Natronolimnobius baerhuensis genomic DNA includes:
- a CDS encoding AI-2E family transporter translates to MGGPDADSGRDDGADAGEHADADFDATAISPVPSRRATGSDSTESTPARGPTQWLSDRTGLTIVAIVSALLGIAVILPYLQYVLLGLVLAYILMPAQRRLERYVSSMTAALALVAVAILTILLPLTYVLAIALDEALQIATAIQEDGLGIAEIEGQLESTGYSVDLHEMWETYQEPIGSALQGLATSSLELVTRLPNVLIGLTVTVFVLFALLRDGGALVAWFRRVLPVRDELQEELCTGLDQLMWASVVGNVAVAAIQAVLLGIGLAILGVPAVIFLTVATFVLALLPLVGAFGVWVPVSIYLFATGQYVAAAVLVVYGSLVSASDTYLRPALIGRTSAFNSAIVVVGIFGGLLVFGAVGLFIGPVVLGGAKITLDVFARERAGNGEPISADERAADPAVNTSAVGVMTVLERAADPETDILGDERDGDRDES, encoded by the coding sequence ATGGGCGGGCCCGACGCCGATTCTGGACGCGACGATGGAGCCGATGCTGGCGAACATGCAGACGCTGATTTCGACGCCACTGCGATATCGCCGGTTCCGTCCCGTCGCGCTACTGGATCCGATTCGACAGAGTCGACGCCCGCACGCGGACCGACACAGTGGCTCTCAGATCGGACCGGGTTAACCATTGTCGCCATCGTGAGCGCCCTGCTCGGTATCGCCGTCATCCTGCCGTATCTTCAGTACGTTCTGCTTGGACTCGTCCTCGCGTACATCCTCATGCCGGCCCAGCGACGCCTCGAGCGGTATGTTAGCTCGATGACTGCTGCGCTCGCCCTCGTCGCTGTTGCAATCCTCACAATTTTACTGCCACTCACATACGTCCTCGCGATTGCACTCGACGAAGCACTCCAGATTGCGACGGCCATTCAGGAGGATGGACTCGGCATTGCTGAAATCGAAGGCCAACTCGAGTCGACAGGCTACTCGGTCGATCTGCACGAGATGTGGGAGACGTATCAGGAGCCGATTGGATCGGCCCTGCAGGGACTTGCAACGAGCAGCCTCGAACTCGTGACGCGACTGCCAAACGTATTAATCGGGTTGACGGTGACGGTGTTCGTTCTCTTTGCGCTGCTGCGCGATGGGGGCGCACTCGTTGCGTGGTTCCGACGCGTGTTGCCGGTTCGAGATGAGCTACAGGAAGAACTGTGTACTGGCCTCGACCAACTCATGTGGGCTTCTGTCGTCGGGAACGTCGCTGTCGCGGCGATTCAGGCCGTTCTCCTCGGGATCGGGCTGGCCATCCTCGGCGTTCCCGCCGTGATCTTCTTGACGGTGGCGACGTTCGTCCTCGCGTTGCTCCCACTCGTCGGAGCGTTCGGGGTCTGGGTTCCCGTTTCGATCTACCTGTTCGCGACCGGTCAGTACGTCGCGGCCGCCGTACTCGTCGTCTACGGTTCGCTGGTCAGCGCCTCCGATACCTACCTCCGTCCGGCACTGATCGGCCGCACGAGCGCCTTTAACTCCGCAATCGTCGTCGTCGGTATCTTCGGCGGCCTGCTGGTCTTCGGCGCAGTCGGACTGTTCATCGGTCCCGTCGTCCTCGGCGGCGCAAAGATCACGCTCGACGTGTTCGCCCGCGAACGCGCTGGCAACGGGGAACCGATCTCGGCCGACGAACGCGCGGCAGACCCCGCAGTCAATACGTCTGCCGTGGGCGTGATGACTGTCCTCGAGCGTGCGGCTGACCCGGAGACTGACATCCTGGGAGACGAGCGTGATGGCGACCGCGATGAGTCCTAA
- the gcvPA gene encoding aminomethyl-transferring glycine dehydrogenase subunit GcvPA, translating to MHGSHETGSPYAPHTDDGRTAMLEAVGVETAADLFDIPAAVAFDDEFGIDARTERETRRLVRSVLERNDELTELLGRGHYGYYIPSLVDHLADRSEFLTSYTQYQPEVSQGFLQALFEYQSLLVELTGLEIANCSMYDAATALGEAATLADRVRDTSGHRVLVPDILREGRRSTLENYVAGTDLEVETYPTADGNADLEALEEIVDEETVMIYAENPTIRGTIEENLSAIGESAADAEALFVLGSDPVALSVLQRPADVGADVVIGDASVLGLPTSYGMGLGLFACRDDYLRQVPGRLVGASEDATDRRAFTLTLQTREQHIRRERATSNICTNQAWVALRTAMHAATLGPTGMVELANRGVRRADEVAQRLDDLEGVTAAVHDRHHLREFVAHVDQPAQEVADALEERGFAVHVVGEHELQLCVAGVTDEQLDAFVTAVSEVVR from the coding sequence ATGCATGGATCACACGAAACGGGGAGTCCATACGCTCCCCATACGGACGATGGACGGACTGCGATGCTCGAGGCGGTCGGCGTCGAAACGGCTGCGGACCTCTTTGACATTCCGGCGGCCGTCGCATTCGACGACGAGTTCGGAATCGACGCACGAACGGAACGAGAGACCAGACGCCTCGTTCGCTCGGTCCTCGAGCGCAACGACGAGCTGACGGAACTACTCGGGCGGGGACACTACGGCTACTACATCCCCTCGCTGGTCGACCACCTCGCGGATCGCTCGGAGTTTCTGACCTCCTATACGCAGTACCAGCCGGAAGTCTCACAGGGCTTTCTGCAGGCACTGTTCGAGTACCAGTCGCTGCTTGTCGAACTCACGGGACTTGAAATCGCCAACTGCTCGATGTACGATGCGGCGACGGCACTCGGTGAAGCGGCGACGCTCGCCGACCGCGTCCGCGATACCAGCGGCCACCGCGTGCTCGTCCCCGACATACTGCGCGAGGGACGACGGAGCACTCTCGAGAACTACGTCGCTGGCACCGACCTCGAAGTCGAGACGTACCCCACAGCTGACGGGAACGCCGATCTCGAGGCGCTCGAGGAGATCGTCGACGAAGAAACAGTCATGATCTACGCCGAGAACCCGACGATTCGCGGGACAATCGAGGAAAATCTGTCGGCTATTGGCGAGTCCGCCGCAGACGCCGAGGCACTGTTCGTCCTCGGGTCCGATCCGGTTGCGCTGTCCGTCCTGCAGCGTCCCGCGGATGTCGGTGCGGACGTCGTGATCGGCGACGCGAGCGTGCTCGGGTTGCCGACGAGTTACGGGATGGGCCTCGGGCTCTTTGCCTGTCGCGACGACTATCTTCGGCAGGTCCCTGGCCGACTCGTCGGTGCGAGCGAGGACGCGACCGACCGACGCGCGTTCACGCTCACGTTGCAGACGCGCGAACAGCATATCCGCCGCGAGCGCGCGACGAGCAACATCTGTACGAATCAGGCCTGGGTCGCACTCCGAACGGCGATGCACGCGGCCACACTCGGCCCGACCGGCATGGTCGAACTCGCCAACCGCGGCGTCCGACGCGCTGACGAGGTCGCACAGCGTCTCGACGACCTCGAGGGCGTTACAGCGGCGGTTCACGACCGCCACCACCTTCGAGAGTTCGTCGCCCACGTCGACCAGCCTGCACAGGAGGTTGCAGACGCCCTCGAGGAGCGCGGCTTTGCGGTCCACGTCGTCGGCGAGCACGAACTCCAGCTCTGCGTTGCGGGCGTCACTGACGAGCAACTCGATGCGTTCGTCACGGCAGTCTCGGAGGTGGTTCGATGA
- the gcvPB gene encoding aminomethyl-transferring glycine dehydrogenase subunit GcvPB, translating into MSDERTTAETPIDASQVRYDQARYVENGQYEPLLSEKDLTRVAIGDADAGEEGEATRVDSPLPDDLTRDSLELPELSEPELARHYTRLSQMIYGIDSGPYPLGSCTMKYNPKFTEDVAALPSAAVHPDRSERSIQGTLELLARLQDYLGRIGGMDAVTLQPPAGAAGEFVGIRVAAAYHEHNGEGHRDEVIIPESAHGTNFATAALGGYDVVSLPSNEEGRVELEALEAALSENTAALMLTNPNTLGLFERDIEEIAEMVHDVGGLLYYDGANLNALLGRARPGDMGFDVMHYNVHKTFATPHGGGGPGAGPVGVVEDLEPFLPAPRVREANGGDVDYELFDPDHTIGHVHGYQGNWLVLIKAFAYIARLGDDGLADASAKAVLNANYLASQLEYDVPYEPFHHEFVASAGEQDAADVAKRMLDYGVHPPTTKWPEIVPEALMTEPTEIESKETLDRLAAAFNAVAEEGDEVLEDAPDRTTARRIDQTSAARNPRLSWQALTDDE; encoded by the coding sequence ATGAGCGACGAACGGACAACTGCGGAGACACCGATAGACGCCAGCCAGGTTCGCTACGATCAGGCTCGTTACGTCGAGAACGGCCAGTACGAACCGCTGCTCTCGGAAAAGGACCTCACGCGAGTCGCGATTGGCGACGCCGACGCTGGCGAGGAAGGAGAGGCGACACGCGTCGACTCCCCGCTTCCCGACGACCTGACGCGTGACTCACTCGAGTTGCCGGAACTCTCCGAACCCGAACTCGCACGCCACTACACGCGCCTCTCGCAGATGATCTACGGCATCGACAGCGGTCCCTATCCGCTTGGCTCGTGTACGATGAAGTACAATCCGAAGTTCACCGAGGACGTGGCCGCGCTGCCTTCGGCGGCCGTCCACCCCGACCGCTCCGAACGGTCGATCCAGGGCACCCTCGAGTTACTCGCTCGACTGCAGGACTACCTCGGCCGAATCGGCGGCATGGACGCCGTGACGCTCCAGCCACCTGCGGGCGCGGCCGGCGAGTTCGTCGGGATCCGCGTCGCCGCAGCCTACCACGAGCACAACGGCGAGGGCCACCGCGACGAGGTCATTATCCCTGAAAGCGCCCACGGAACGAACTTCGCGACCGCCGCGCTCGGTGGCTACGACGTCGTCTCGCTGCCGAGTAACGAGGAGGGACGGGTCGAACTCGAGGCGCTCGAGGCCGCCCTCTCCGAGAACACGGCGGCGCTCATGCTCACGAACCCGAACACGCTCGGCCTCTTCGAGCGCGACATCGAGGAAATTGCCGAGATGGTCCACGACGTGGGCGGCCTGCTCTACTACGACGGCGCGAACCTGAACGCGCTACTCGGCCGTGCACGGCCCGGCGATATGGGCTTCGACGTCATGCACTACAACGTCCACAAGACGTTCGCGACGCCCCACGGCGGCGGCGGCCCCGGCGCGGGACCGGTCGGCGTTGTGGAGGACCTCGAGCCCTTCCTGCCCGCGCCTCGAGTGCGGGAGGCCAACGGTGGCGACGTCGACTACGAGCTGTTCGACCCTGACCACACCATCGGCCACGTCCACGGCTATCAGGGCAACTGGCTCGTACTCATCAAGGCCTTCGCCTACATCGCGCGACTCGGCGACGACGGACTCGCGGACGCAAGCGCCAAAGCCGTCCTCAACGCGAACTACCTCGCGAGCCAACTCGAGTACGACGTGCCCTACGAGCCGTTCCATCACGAGTTTGTCGCCAGCGCGGGCGAGCAGGACGCGGCCGACGTCGCCAAGCGGATGCTCGATTACGGCGTCCACCCGCCGACGACGAAGTGGCCCGAAATCGTCCCCGAGGCGCTGATGACCGAGCCGACCGAAATCGAGAGCAAGGAGACGCTTGACCGCCTCGCCGCCGCCTTCAACGCTGTCGCTGAGGAAGGCGACGAGGTGCTCGAGGACGCGCCCGACCGAACCACCGCCCGACGGATCGACCAGACGAGCGCGGCGCGGAACCCGCGACTATCCTGGCAAGCACTCACCGACGACGAGTAG
- a CDS encoding PAS domain-containing sensor histidine kinase, producing MGNRGHTSDEGDAVPPDATPGGYHHLFDVLDERIAQFDATGCLVSVNESFLELLGTSRDAAVGTHLSAIFARKDGDRLENALASLLEGDTAERTLEVTMRTADGGHIVCHLALCVVHDSAGDARVAMVIRDTEPADQEPTHSRSTPPVESLQSVIDEADVGVFVLDESFDVVWIDKSIETYFGVNRDDVIGRDKRTLIQNTIASRLEDPATFTETVFATYDSNTGPEQFECHVRPGPDREDRWIEHRSKPIKSGPYDGGRIELYYDVTSRKQAENARVESEKQFRSLVDAVEEYAIFRLDPDGHVVSWNAGATRIKGYEPREILGKHFSLFYTAADRDEHVPQANLERARENGVAKDEGWRCRSDGSRFWASVTITAIRDADGTLEGFAKVTRDMTDRREREQRLQRERDLVERILQTSPVGIAVINPDGTTNQANERMAELLSVPVDDEPTLDPTQRKLYDSTGSVIPIEERPARRVFETGEPVTDREVRVTEPDGRTRWLSITATPLTDESGAPDQVVMTATDITDLKTMAEQHKRKLEEREKEYTAVQLTTSLLEPGDKPTDKLLDELVQTLPQAFRFPEKTEARLTMGDAEATTDGYLAVDPSIGAQTATANGTPITVTVCLTDPLTETEEMPFLTEEQELIDTLLTLITFHFERREYIDELQLETRRLEQFAYAASHDLQEPLRMVSSYLQLLEQRNADALDEDGMEFLSFARDGADRMRNMIDGLLAYSRIKTHGDPFESVNLEVVLEGVLSDLEGDITATDADITVEALPTIQGDPQQLSHLFYNLLENAIQYSDEPPVVTVSAEQRGPEWVISISDEGIGIDPDLHGRIFEVFERLHSRDKYPGTGIGLAICQRIVERHGGDIGVESTVGEGSTFSVTFPTADEQDS from the coding sequence ATGGGCAACCGAGGACACACCTCCGATGAGGGTGATGCTGTGCCCCCGGACGCGACACCCGGCGGCTACCACCACCTATTCGATGTCCTCGACGAACGCATCGCACAGTTTGATGCCACCGGCTGTCTCGTCTCCGTCAATGAGAGTTTCCTCGAGTTGCTTGGCACGAGCCGTGATGCAGCTGTTGGAACCCATCTCTCAGCGATCTTCGCACGTAAGGACGGTGACCGCCTCGAGAACGCACTCGCGTCACTTCTCGAGGGGGACACAGCCGAACGGACGCTCGAGGTGACGATGCGTACTGCAGACGGTGGCCACATTGTCTGTCACCTGGCTCTCTGTGTCGTCCACGACTCGGCTGGTGATGCGCGAGTCGCGATGGTCATCCGTGACACTGAACCAGCCGACCAGGAGCCGACACACTCACGGTCGACACCCCCAGTGGAATCGCTGCAGTCAGTAATCGACGAAGCCGACGTCGGTGTGTTCGTCCTCGATGAGTCGTTCGATGTCGTCTGGATTGACAAGAGTATTGAGACCTATTTCGGGGTTAACCGGGACGACGTGATCGGACGGGACAAACGCACGCTCATTCAGAATACGATTGCAAGCCGCCTCGAGGATCCCGCGACGTTCACAGAGACTGTGTTTGCGACCTACGATTCGAATACGGGTCCTGAACAGTTCGAATGTCACGTGCGTCCGGGACCAGACCGAGAGGACCGCTGGATCGAGCATCGAAGCAAGCCAATCAAATCCGGGCCGTACGACGGCGGTCGTATCGAGTTGTACTACGACGTTACGTCCCGCAAACAGGCCGAGAACGCACGCGTCGAGAGTGAAAAGCAGTTCCGCTCACTTGTGGATGCAGTCGAGGAGTACGCAATTTTTAGACTCGACCCGGACGGCCACGTCGTCAGTTGGAACGCTGGCGCAACCCGGATCAAGGGCTACGAACCGCGAGAGATTCTCGGGAAGCACTTTTCGCTGTTTTATACGGCTGCTGATCGGGACGAACACGTTCCGCAAGCGAACCTCGAGCGTGCACGGGAAAACGGCGTTGCCAAAGACGAAGGCTGGCGGTGTCGGTCGGATGGCTCACGGTTCTGGGCGAGCGTCACGATCACGGCGATTCGAGACGCAGATGGCACCCTCGAGGGGTTTGCAAAGGTGACGCGAGACATGACCGACCGTCGGGAACGGGAACAACGGTTGCAGCGGGAACGGGATCTGGTCGAACGGATTCTCCAGACCAGCCCCGTCGGAATTGCCGTTATCAATCCGGATGGTACGACGAACCAGGCCAACGAACGGATGGCTGAGTTGCTTTCAGTTCCTGTCGATGACGAACCGACGCTCGATCCAACCCAGCGCAAACTCTACGATTCAACGGGCTCGGTCATCCCGATTGAGGAGCGACCAGCGAGGCGTGTCTTCGAGACCGGTGAGCCAGTGACCGACAGGGAGGTCCGCGTTACGGAGCCAGATGGTCGAACGCGCTGGCTCTCGATCACTGCGACGCCACTCACAGATGAGTCGGGAGCGCCCGACCAGGTCGTCATGACCGCGACAGACATCACCGACCTCAAAACGATGGCGGAGCAACACAAACGGAAACTCGAGGAGCGCGAAAAAGAGTATACTGCGGTGCAACTCACGACGAGCCTGCTGGAGCCTGGCGACAAACCGACCGACAAATTACTCGATGAACTCGTCCAGACGCTTCCACAGGCGTTTCGGTTCCCTGAGAAGACCGAGGCGCGTCTCACGATGGGGGATGCGGAGGCGACGACGGATGGCTATCTCGCAGTCGATCCATCGATTGGTGCACAGACGGCGACAGCGAACGGGACACCGATTACGGTCACTGTCTGTCTCACAGACCCACTCACAGAGACCGAAGAGATGCCGTTTCTCACTGAAGAACAGGAGTTGATCGATACGCTCCTCACGCTCATCACGTTTCACTTCGAGCGCCGCGAGTACATCGACGAGTTACAACTCGAGACACGACGCCTCGAGCAGTTCGCCTACGCTGCCAGTCATGACCTGCAGGAACCGCTGCGGATGGTCTCGAGCTATCTCCAGTTGCTCGAGCAGCGAAACGCGGATGCGCTCGACGAAGACGGCATGGAGTTCCTTTCGTTTGCAAGAGACGGTGCAGATCGCATGCGTAACATGATCGATGGACTCCTTGCGTACTCTCGGATCAAAACGCACGGTGACCCGTTCGAGTCGGTCAATCTCGAGGTCGTCCTCGAGGGCGTCCTGTCCGATCTCGAGGGCGACATTACGGCGACGGACGCCGATATTACAGTCGAAGCGTTACCGACGATTCAGGGCGATCCACAGCAACTCTCGCACCTGTTCTATAACCTGCTCGAGAACGCGATCCAGTACAGTGACGAGCCGCCAGTCGTCACCGTTTCGGCCGAGCAACGGGGACCCGAATGGGTCATTTCGATCAGTGACGAGGGAATCGGTATCGATCCGGATCTGCATGGCCGGATTTTCGAGGTATTCGAACGCCTCCATAGCCGCGACAAGTACCCTGGCACCGGAATCGGACTCGCGATTTGTCAGCGGATCGTCGAACGCCACGGTGGCGACATTGGGGTTGAGTCGACGGTCGGAGAGGGCTCGACGTTTTCGGTCACGTTCCCAACGGCCGACGAACAGGACAGCTGA
- the pstA gene encoding phosphate ABC transporter permease PstA: protein MSTQTADETDEFEFDESAVKRKRQLGKVFLGLCFAATMVGVVALIALLYDVVSEAWGWLTWEFLTYPPSQIVEHYNPANYGNLPTGPGGMYPMIIGSIYLITLTAIFTLFLGVGAAIYLEEYAPENLLTRFIEANISNLAGVPSIVYGLLGLAVFVRAMQTGASLIAGALTLTLLILPIVIVQSQESLRAVPDSMRQASYGTGATKWQTIRNVILPEAVPGIMTGIILSLSRAIGETAPILMVGAATTLFAPPSLTDPTGPFGAMPMQIFEWAKLPEENFQHVAAAGIVVLLTLLLLMNAVAIYIRNKYDPRG from the coding sequence ATGAGCACACAGACAGCAGACGAGACGGATGAGTTCGAGTTCGACGAGTCAGCAGTCAAGCGCAAACGCCAGCTCGGGAAGGTCTTCCTCGGGCTGTGTTTCGCTGCGACCATGGTCGGCGTCGTTGCCCTCATTGCGTTGCTCTACGACGTCGTCAGCGAGGCCTGGGGCTGGCTCACCTGGGAGTTTCTGACGTATCCACCGTCGCAGATCGTCGAGCACTACAACCCGGCGAACTACGGCAATCTCCCAACTGGTCCCGGCGGCATGTACCCGATGATTATCGGGTCGATCTACCTGATTACGCTCACTGCCATCTTCACCCTCTTTCTGGGTGTCGGCGCAGCGATCTATCTCGAGGAGTATGCCCCTGAGAATCTGCTTACGCGGTTCATCGAGGCGAACATCTCGAATCTCGCGGGTGTGCCCTCGATTGTGTACGGTCTGCTCGGGCTTGCGGTGTTCGTCCGAGCGATGCAAACCGGAGCGAGCCTCATTGCTGGTGCCTTGACGCTGACGCTGCTCATCTTGCCAATCGTCATCGTCCAATCACAGGAATCACTGCGCGCGGTGCCAGACTCGATGCGTCAGGCTTCCTATGGCACAGGGGCAACGAAATGGCAGACGATTCGAAATGTTATCCTGCCCGAGGCAGTGCCGGGGATTATGACCGGGATTATCCTCTCGCTTTCTCGAGCAATCGGAGAAACTGCGCCAATCCTGATGGTCGGGGCGGCAACGACGTTGTTTGCGCCGCCGTCGCTGACCGACCCGACCGGCCCCTTCGGCGCGATGCCGATGCAGATCTTCGAGTGGGCGAAGTTGCCCGAGGAGAACTTCCAGCACGTCGCTGCAGCCGGGATCGTCGTCCTGTTGACGCTGTTGTTGCTGATGAACGCCGTCGCGATCTACATCCGGAACAAGTACGACCCACGCGGGTAG
- the pstC gene encoding phosphate ABC transporter permease subunit PstC translates to MSTDTEPMDLSRDGNDVGTIGDRLARYIFFACAFVTVATTLAIIVVLVDGAIDFFAQVSFLEFFTETNWSPRAADNPSFGVLPLVWGTLMITVGAALIAVPVGTLTAIYLSEYADPRVRKVAKPTLEILAGIPTIVYGFFAVSFITPYLQVLGENVAFMPVPGTFNAVAGAIVVGIMIIPMVSSISEDAMSSVPDSLRNAAYGLGATKFEVSTQVVLPASLSGILAAYVLAISRAIGETMAVTLAAGALPQMTRNPFEEIQTMTAYMVEIGTGDASVGSIGYQSLFAIGLTLFVMTFLMNVFSMWIRSRYREEYQ, encoded by the coding sequence ATGAGTACGGACACTGAGCCGATGGATCTGAGTCGGGATGGAAACGACGTGGGGACGATTGGCGACCGTCTCGCACGCTACATCTTCTTCGCGTGTGCGTTCGTCACGGTTGCAACGACGCTTGCGATCATCGTTGTCTTGGTCGATGGTGCAATTGATTTCTTTGCGCAGGTTTCATTCCTCGAGTTCTTTACGGAGACGAACTGGTCGCCACGCGCAGCGGATAATCCGAGCTTCGGCGTGTTGCCACTGGTCTGGGGAACCCTCATGATCACCGTCGGGGCCGCCCTGATTGCGGTTCCAGTCGGGACGCTGACGGCGATTTACCTCTCGGAGTATGCGGATCCGCGCGTTCGAAAAGTTGCAAAGCCGACGCTCGAGATCCTCGCGGGAATTCCGACGATTGTGTATGGGTTCTTCGCGGTCTCGTTCATCACGCCGTATCTTCAGGTGCTTGGAGAGAACGTTGCGTTCATGCCAGTTCCGGGGACGTTCAACGCTGTTGCGGGTGCAATCGTTGTTGGCATCATGATTATCCCGATGGTGTCGTCGATTTCCGAAGACGCGATGTCGTCCGTTCCCGACTCGTTGCGAAACGCAGCCTACGGGCTTGGTGCGACGAAATTCGAGGTTTCGACACAAGTCGTCCTGCCGGCATCGCTGTCGGGGATTCTGGCAGCGTACGTTCTCGCGATTTCGCGTGCAATCGGCGAAACGATGGCCGTAACGCTCGCTGCGGGCGCACTGCCCCAGATGACCCGCAATCCGTTCGAGGAGATTCAGACGATGACGGCGTACATGGTCGAAATCGGGACTGGTGACGCTTCTGTCGGGTCGATTGGCTATCAGAGCCTGTTCGCCATCGGATTGACGTTGTTCGTGATGACGTTTCTGATGAACGTCTTCAGTATGTGGATTCGGTCGCGCTACCGGGAGGAGTATCAATGA
- a CDS encoding PstS family phosphate ABC transporter substrate-binding protein, whose product MGNEPITGSADGGQTTTGRRALLGVAGTALAGLAGCITRGEDSGLEGEIRIDGSNTLLPNSALVAELFMWDNNQVRISVSGSGTGAGFQQFCRDETDLQNASRAISDDEERQCTDNDVDWLELEVVMDGLAVMKHPDNTWCDELTVEELRQLWERGSDIETWSDLDDDWPDEEISFYGRDAASGTYDYFTEQINGAVGNIRNDYSGSPDTNNIIRGVRGNEHAIGFGGAGYFYENEDDLDLISIYNGEEYVVPTPDTIESEAYQPLSRPMYLYVNLPALERPAFREFARFYLRNTQETARDVGFYAVPDETIDEQQDKLEAAIEEHA is encoded by the coding sequence ATGGGAAACGAGCCGATAACTGGCAGCGCTGACGGTGGGCAAACGACCACTGGTCGGCGGGCATTACTCGGCGTCGCCGGAACCGCACTGGCGGGACTGGCGGGATGTATCACCCGCGGCGAGGACAGTGGCCTCGAGGGCGAGATTCGGATCGACGGTTCGAATACGTTGTTACCGAACAGCGCGCTCGTCGCCGAACTGTTCATGTGGGACAATAACCAAGTTCGGATTTCAGTCAGTGGGTCGGGGACTGGGGCCGGATTTCAGCAATTTTGCCGAGACGAAACGGACTTACAAAACGCGAGTCGTGCGATCAGCGATGATGAGGAACGCCAGTGTACGGACAACGATGTTGACTGGCTCGAACTCGAGGTCGTGATGGACGGGCTTGCGGTTATGAAGCATCCGGACAACACCTGGTGTGACGAACTCACTGTCGAGGAACTCAGACAGCTGTGGGAGCGAGGATCGGATATCGAAACGTGGTCCGACCTCGACGACGACTGGCCCGACGAAGAGATCTCCTTTTACGGCCGAGATGCTGCCTCGGGAACGTACGACTACTTCACCGAGCAGATCAACGGTGCCGTCGGGAATATCCGCAACGACTACAGCGGGTCACCGGACACGAACAACATCATCCGTGGCGTCCGTGGGAACGAGCACGCCATCGGGTTTGGTGGTGCTGGCTACTTCTACGAAAACGAAGACGACCTCGACCTGATCAGCATTTACAACGGTGAGGAGTACGTCGTCCCGACGCCAGACACAATCGAATCTGAGGCGTATCAGCCGCTCTCGCGGCCGATGTATCTCTACGTGAATCTCCCGGCACTCGAGCGTCCGGCGTTCCGTGAGTTCGCACGATTCTATCTTCGAAACACGCAGGAAACGGCGCGCGATGTCGGATTCTACGCCGTTCCTGATGAGACAATCGATGAGCAACAGGACAAACTCGAGGCGGCAATCGAGGAGCATGCATGA
- a CDS encoding phosphate signaling complex PhoU family protein produces METRKVQVTGGSTYTVSLPKGWATANDVSSGTTVELYPEDDALLVTPRNETGRQEGTLDVSDLEDERLTRAVMTMYVSGFDIIRLEASRITTDQRRAIRDATQSLVGVEVLEETTDSVVIQDLLDSSELSIVNAVSRMRLIATSMLEDAITALVENDDDIARDVIERDDDVDRLWLVVSRIFRATLRSPRAAEELGLPREDCFDYHSSARQLERVADHAAKISNLALKLEDIPESVADALAALRTDASDVLAKAMDALVADETDEANRLGHAAREAVLEIDEHTRTIDDMLRDLEPVQAQSLGLIVDSLSRSADYGGNIAETALQKAAPRP; encoded by the coding sequence ATGGAGACGCGGAAAGTCCAAGTAACGGGTGGGTCGACGTATACCGTCTCGCTGCCAAAAGGCTGGGCAACAGCGAACGACGTGAGTTCTGGAACGACAGTCGAGTTGTACCCCGAAGACGACGCGCTGTTGGTCACCCCGCGTAACGAAACGGGTCGTCAAGAGGGAACGCTCGACGTCTCGGATCTCGAGGACGAGCGACTCACGCGCGCGGTCATGACGATGTACGTCAGCGGCTTCGACATCATCCGACTCGAGGCCAGTCGGATCACGACGGATCAACGCCGCGCGATTCGAGACGCCACCCAGAGTCTCGTCGGCGTCGAAGTCCTCGAGGAAACGACTGACAGCGTCGTCATTCAGGATCTGCTCGATTCGTCGGAGTTGTCGATTGTCAACGCTGTTTCACGGATGCGTCTCATCGCAACGTCGATGCTCGAGGACGCGATCACCGCTCTGGTCGAAAACGACGACGACATCGCACGCGACGTCATCGAACGCGACGACGACGTCGACCGGCTCTGGCTCGTCGTCTCCCGAATCTTCCGTGCGACGCTGCGCTCACCGCGAGCCGCCGAAGAACTCGGCCTCCCGCGCGAGGACTGTTTCGACTATCACTCGAGTGCGCGCCAACTCGAGCGCGTCGCTGATCACGCTGCCAAAATCAGCAATCTTGCGCTCAAACTCGAGGATATCCCGGAGTCGGTGGCCGACGCACTCGCTGCACTTCGTACTGATGCCTCTGACGTGCTTGCGAAAGCCATGGACGCACTCGTTGCCGACGAGACCGACGAAGCGAATCGACTCGGCCACGCCGCCCGCGAAGCCGTCCTCGAGATCGACGAACACACCAGAACGATTGACGATATGCTGCGTGACCTCGAACCAGTCCAAGCCCAGTCGCTCGGACTAATCGTCGACTCCCTCTCTCGAAGTGCTGACTACGGTGGAAATATCGCTGAAACAGCGTTACAGAAGGCTGCACCGCGGCCGTAG